A DNA window from Arachis hypogaea cultivar Tifrunner chromosome 18, arahy.Tifrunner.gnm2.J5K5, whole genome shotgun sequence contains the following coding sequences:
- the LOC112771872 gene encoding uncharacterized protein: MSSASSSPQSTTPTHRHHHFGTNMLERALSSRRGTLFADDDESSASAANADESKTKKNNNILFRATNRASNYISRLLGTTASASSSSSTSYWLCAAVFLLLVVFAASSLLFTSRGFVCISSYNPVSRAGFFGLDGLASDFGTLGVPWCRSKLGKTVEWTSKDLLRALEEFVPIYETRPIKNNMYGMGFDHSFGLWFMTRWLQPELMIESGAFKGHSTWVLRQAMPDRPIISLSPRHPEKYLKKGPAYVDGNCTYYAGKDFVDFGSVDWPKVMKKHGITDLSRVLIFFDDHQNELKRVEQALKAGFRHLVFEDNYDTGTGDHYSLRQICDQSYISGGGHSCFKDSDEARVRSRRKKFWEKAVDIEELCGPDEAWWGVRGYMRDNFNHSNKPISYEQHFQNSRYIESILDVYWELPPVAGPSLTHQTRYDPARVSSPIVEDGRYGLFQRLGLSKFDNSVFNGYTQMVYLQISK, translated from the exons aTGTCATCAGCATCGTCATCGCCACAGAGCACAACTCCGACACACCGCCATCACCATTTCGGTACAAACATGTTGGAGAGGGCACTCTCCTCCCGCCGCGGCACTCTCTTCGCCGACGACGACGAATCTTCCGCCTCCGCTGCCAACGCTGACGAATCCAAgaccaagaagaacaacaacatccTCTTCCGCGCCACCAACAGGGCTTCCAATTACATCTCCCGCCTCCTCGGAACCaccgcatccgcctcctcctcctcctccacctccTACTGGCTTTGCGCCGCCGTGTTCCTGCTGCTCGTGGTCTTCGCTGCGTCCTCGTTGCTCTTCACTTCGCGCGGCTTCGTCTGCATCTCGTCCTACAACCCCGTATCTCGCGCCGGATTCTTCGGCCTCGACGGCCTCGCTTCCGATTTTGGAACCCTCGGCGTGCCCTGGT GCAGATCGAAACTTGGTAAAACAGTAGAATGGACATCGAAAGATCTGCTTAGAGCTTTAGAAGAATTTGTGCCTATATATGAAACTCGGCCAATCAAAAACAACATGTATGGGATGGGTTTTGACCACAGCTTTGGGCTTTGGTTTATGACCCGGTGGTTGCAACCAGAACTGATGATTGAGAGTGGTGCTTTCAAGGGACATTCAACTTGGGTTTTACGGCAGGCTATGCCGGACAGACCAATTATTTCTCTTTCACCTAGGCATCCAGAAAAGTATCTGAAAAAGGGACCTGCCTATGTTGATGGAAACTGCACATATTATGCTGGAAAGGACTTTGTTGATTTTGGAAGTGTTGACTGGCCCAAAGTGATGAAGAAACATGGGATTACTGACCTTAGTCGCGTGCTTATATTTTTCGATGACCATCAGAATGAATTGAAAAG AGTTGAGCAAGCCTTGAAAGCTGGATTCCGACATCTTGTGTTTGAGGACAATTATGACACTGGAACTGGTGACCATTATTCATTGAGGCAGATATGTGATCAATCTTATATAAGTG GCGGTGGACACAGCTGCTTTAAAGACAGTGACGAAGCTAGGGTCAGATCGAGAAGGAAGAAATTCTGGGAGAAAGCAGTTGATATCGAAGAACTGTGTGGGCCAGATGAAGCATGGTGGGGAGTTAGAGGCTACATGCGTGATAACTTCAATCACAGCAACAAGCCAATATCATATGAACAACATTTCCAGAACAGCCGGTATATTGAATCTATTCTCGATGTTTACTGGGAACTCCCTCCTGTTGCCGGCCCTTCCCTAACCCATCAAACAAGGTATGATCCTGCTCGTGTGTCTAGTCCTATCGTTGAAGATGGGCGATATGGCTTGTTCCAAAGGCTTGGTTTGTCCAAATTTGACAACTCTGTATTTAATGGATACACTCAGATGGTTTATCTACAGATATCTAAATAG